One genomic segment of Brassica napus cultivar Da-Ae chromosome A3, Da-Ae, whole genome shotgun sequence includes these proteins:
- the LOC106439667 gene encoding uncharacterized protein LOC106439667 isoform X2, with protein sequence MEALSTSAYISSLPETKPLFKSSLASSQSSCWSCSSPAKRIPKLRTRDGSSHGLRIQALLHNETPSEGGDNLGKSSGFNFFPGDIFSLSQLESVIDVETSLAHPQGAGGNRAGLFRTPISGGVQNATSAHALPRPALAVRNLLEQARFAHLCTMMSKMHHRREGYPFGSLVDFAPDRLGHPIFLLSPLAIHTRNLLAEPRCSLVVQMPGWSCLSNARVTLFGDVYPLSDDEQEWAHKQYIAKHQHGTSEQCGNFRYFRMHNISDIYFIGGFGTVAWVDVKEYEALQPDKIAVDGGEQNLKELNAIFSKPLRELLSSETEVDDAALISIDSKGIDVRVRQGAQFNIQRLPFEEGHGVETLEEAKAALWKVIEKVKLNYLPK encoded by the exons ATGGAAGCTCTCTCTACTTCAGCATACATCTCCAGTTTGCCCGAGACAAAGCCTCTCTTCAAATCTTCGCTAGCTTCATCCCAGTCTTCGTGTTGGTCGTGTAGTTCGCCAGCCAAGCGAATCCCCAAGCTGAGAACCAGGGATGGGTCAAGCCACGGGCTCCGGATACAAGCTCTCTTACACAACGAGACACCAAGTGAAGGTGGAGATAATCTTGGCAAGAGTAGTGGATTTAACTTCTTTCCTGGGGATATCTTCTCTTTGTCACAG CTTGAGAGTGTAATCGATGTGGAGACATCTCTTGCACATCCTCAGGGTGCTGGGGGAAACCGAGCTGGCCTTTTTAGAACTCCTATATCTGGCGGAGTTCAAAATGCAACATCAGCTCATGCGTTACCTCGTCCTGCTTTAGCTGTTCGGAACTTGCTGGAGCag GCGAGGTTTGCTCATCTATGCACAATGATGTCTAAAATGCACCACCGTAGAGAAGGGTACCCCTTTGGCTCTTTGGTTGATTTTGCACCTGATCGGTTGGGGC ATCCAATATTCTTACTTTCACCGTTGGCCATCCACACACGAAACCTCTTGGCTGAACCTAGATGTAGTCTCGTTGTTCAG ATGCCTGGATGGAGTTGCTTGTCTAATGCAAGAGTGACATTATTCGGTGATGTGTACCCACTGTCCGATGATGAACAG GAGTGGGCTCATAAGCAATACATTGCAAAGCACCAGCACGGAACTTCCGAGCAGTGTGGAAACTTTCGCTATTTTAGAATGCACAACATAAG TGATATATATTTCATTGGAGGCTTTGGAACGGTCGCATGGGTTGATGTCAAAGAGTATGAGGCCTTACAGCCAGACAAGATCGCTGTTGATGGTGGTGAGCAAAACCTCAAG GAACTAAATGCCATCTTCTCAAAGCCGCTTAGAGAGTTACTGTCATCTGAAACAGAGGTAGACGACGCTGCCCTCATTTCTATAGATAGCAAAGGGATAGATGTACGGGTTCGTCAAGGTgctcag TTCAACATACAAAGGCTACCATTTGAGGAAGGTCATGGTGTTGAAACGCTGGAAGAAGCTAAAGCTGCACTATGGAAAGTGATAGAGAAGGTCAAACTTAACTATTTGCCGAAATGA
- the LOC106439667 gene encoding uncharacterized protein LOC106439667 isoform X1: MEALSTSAYISSLPETKPLFKSSLASSQSSCWSCSSPAKRIPKLRTRDGSSHGLRIQALLHNETPSEGGDNLGKSSGFNFFPGDIFSLSQEKLESVIDVETSLAHPQGAGGNRAGLFRTPISGGVQNATSAHALPRPALAVRNLLEQARFAHLCTMMSKMHHRREGYPFGSLVDFAPDRLGHPIFLLSPLAIHTRNLLAEPRCSLVVQMPGWSCLSNARVTLFGDVYPLSDDEQEWAHKQYIAKHQHGTSEQCGNFRYFRMHNISDIYFIGGFGTVAWVDVKEYEALQPDKIAVDGGEQNLKELNAIFSKPLRELLSSETEVDDAALISIDSKGIDVRVRQGAQFNIQRLPFEEGHGVETLEEAKAALWKVIEKVKLNYLPK, translated from the exons ATGGAAGCTCTCTCTACTTCAGCATACATCTCCAGTTTGCCCGAGACAAAGCCTCTCTTCAAATCTTCGCTAGCTTCATCCCAGTCTTCGTGTTGGTCGTGTAGTTCGCCAGCCAAGCGAATCCCCAAGCTGAGAACCAGGGATGGGTCAAGCCACGGGCTCCGGATACAAGCTCTCTTACACAACGAGACACCAAGTGAAGGTGGAGATAATCTTGGCAAGAGTAGTGGATTTAACTTCTTTCCTGGGGATATCTTCTCTTTGTCACAG GAAAAGCTTGAGAGTGTAATCGATGTGGAGACATCTCTTGCACATCCTCAGGGTGCTGGGGGAAACCGAGCTGGCCTTTTTAGAACTCCTATATCTGGCGGAGTTCAAAATGCAACATCAGCTCATGCGTTACCTCGTCCTGCTTTAGCTGTTCGGAACTTGCTGGAGCag GCGAGGTTTGCTCATCTATGCACAATGATGTCTAAAATGCACCACCGTAGAGAAGGGTACCCCTTTGGCTCTTTGGTTGATTTTGCACCTGATCGGTTGGGGC ATCCAATATTCTTACTTTCACCGTTGGCCATCCACACACGAAACCTCTTGGCTGAACCTAGATGTAGTCTCGTTGTTCAG ATGCCTGGATGGAGTTGCTTGTCTAATGCAAGAGTGACATTATTCGGTGATGTGTACCCACTGTCCGATGATGAACAG GAGTGGGCTCATAAGCAATACATTGCAAAGCACCAGCACGGAACTTCCGAGCAGTGTGGAAACTTTCGCTATTTTAGAATGCACAACATAAG TGATATATATTTCATTGGAGGCTTTGGAACGGTCGCATGGGTTGATGTCAAAGAGTATGAGGCCTTACAGCCAGACAAGATCGCTGTTGATGGTGGTGAGCAAAACCTCAAG GAACTAAATGCCATCTTCTCAAAGCCGCTTAGAGAGTTACTGTCATCTGAAACAGAGGTAGACGACGCTGCCCTCATTTCTATAGATAGCAAAGGGATAGATGTACGGGTTCGTCAAGGTgctcag TTCAACATACAAAGGCTACCATTTGAGGAAGGTCATGGTGTTGAAACGCTGGAAGAAGCTAAAGCTGCACTATGGAAAGTGATAGAGAAGGTCAAACTTAACTATTTGCCGAAATGA
- the LOC106444186 gene encoding B-box zinc finger protein 32-like encodes MVKLCELCGAEAHLHCDADSAYLCRSCDVKFHASNFLFSRHVRRIICPGCSSLTGDIVSGSLSPWPAKITCSCCGCGTSSSSASSCCSSLDLISTSELSSSTTRKTTVNRGPRRREKGVNAVGDGIFVNWCDELGLNGDSRNEVVSLASLALAVGKTRGTKVILAAAFWFGVRNARKTMTCPRLKKVEDVTGVAAGMIRAGESKLARAVTLQLRRCRMDSEEGWAENDNV; translated from the coding sequence ATGGTGAAACTCTGTGAGCTGTGTGGTGCAGAAGCACACCTCCACTGCGACGCAGACTCCGCTTACCTCTGCCGCTCCTGCGACGTTAAGTTCCACGCCTCTAACTTCCTTTTTTCCCGCCATGTCCGCCGCATCATCTGCCCTGGTTGCAGTTCCCTCACCGGAGATATCGTCTCTGGTTCTCTTTCCCCTTGGCCTGCTAAAATAACCTGCTCCTGCTGTGGTTGTGGAACGTCTTCGTCTTCAGCTTCGTCTTGCTGCTCGTCTCTGGACCTTATCTCCACCTCCGAGCTATCGTCGTCGACGACGAGGAAGACCACCGTGAACAGAGGGCCGCGAAGGAGGGAAAAGGGAGTCAATGCCGTGGGggatggcatttttgtaaattgGTGTGATGAGTTAGGACTAAACGGAGATTCAAGAAACGAAGTCGTTTCGTTGGCGTCACTCGCTTTGGCCGTGGGGAAAACAAGAGGGACGAAGGTGATTTTAGCAGCTGCGTTTTGGTTCGGTGTTAGGAACGCGCGGAAGACGATGACGTGTCCGAGGCTAAAGAAGGTGGAAGATGTAACCGGAGTTGCAGCAGGAATGATTCGAGCCGGCGAAAGCAAGCTGGCGCGTGCAGTGACACTACAGCTCAGACGGTGTCGTATGGATTCAGAGGAAGGATGGGCCGAAAACGACAACGTTTGA
- the LOC106424479 gene encoding mannosyl-oligosaccharide 1,2-alpha-mannosidase MNS2-like: MARSRLVTGHGIWKYFNPAYYHGRTMRLALLFILFISVSMVAWDRQTRGQDHELEVSKLNKQALRLQRMLGDVKSVKEDATMRTLKSVKEDPVDAGRRQRVKEAMIHAWSSYEKYAWGKDELQPQTKDGVDSFGGLGATIIDSLDTLYIMGLHEQFQKAREWVATSLDFDKDYDASMFETTIRVVGGLLSSYDLSGDKLFLEKAKDIADRLLPAWDTPSGIPYNIINLRHGNAHNPTWGGGDSNLAESGTEQLEFIALSQRTGDPKYQQKVEKVITVLNKNYPADGLLPVYINPDTAKPSYSTITFGGGGDSFYEYLLKVWVFGNKTLTVKHYRDMWEKSMNGLLSLVKKSTPSSFTYICEKSGSSLTHKMDELACFAPGMLALGSSGYDDPTQAKKFLTLAEELAWTCYNFYESTPTKLAGENYVFNSGSDMSVGASSNILRPENVESLFYLWRLTGNKTYQDWGWNIFEAFEKNSRIETGYVGLKDVNTGVKDNKMQSFFLAETLKYLYLLFSPATVIPLDEWVFNTEAHPLKIVPWKDQVNPGQSNSVQQRKPRVTLRKRRFGRMEHK; the protein is encoded by the exons ATGGCGAGGAGTAGACTGGTTACTGGTCATGGGATATGGAAGTACTTCAACCCTGCTTATTATCACGGAAGGACTATGCGTCTAGCTTTGCTTTTCATCCTCTTCATCTCTGTTTCCATGGTCGCTTGGGACCGTCAAACGCGTGGGCAAGATCACGAG CTTGAAGTTTCGAAGTTAAATAAACAAGCCTTGCGGTTGCAGCGGATG CTGGGAGATGTAAAAAGCGTCaaggaggatgcaactatgagGACACTGAAGAGTGTCAAGGAAGATCCGGTTGATGCCGGGCGAAGGCAGAGAGTAAAAGAAGCAATGATTCATGCTTGGAGTTCATATGAAAAGTATGCATGGGGAAAAGACGAGCTTCAG CCCCAGACAAAAGATGGCGTTGACAGCTTTGGTGGCCTGGGAGCAACTATAATAGATTCATTAGATACCCTCTATATAATGGGTCTACACGAACAGTTTCAGAAAGCCAGAGA GTGGGTTGCAACGTCATTAGATTTCGACAAGGACTATGACGCCAGTATGTTCGAGACAACCATAAG AGTGGTGGGAGGGCTTCTCAGCTCGTATGATCTTTCTGGGGATAAACTTTTCCTTGAAAAGGCCAAGGATATAGCAGATAGATTATTACCTGCATGGGACACTCCATCTGGCATTCCATATAACATTATCAACTTGAGACATGGAAACGCTCACAACCCTACATGGGGAGGG GGAGACAGTAATCTTGCAGAATCTGGTACTGAACAGCTCGAGTTTATTGCCCTTTCTCAGAGGACAGGGGATCCTAAATATCAGCAAAAG GTAGAAAAGGTCATTACAGTACTAAATAAGAACTACCCTGCTGATGGGTTACTTCCAGTTTATATAAATCCTGATACAGCTAAACCATCATACTCGACCATAACATTTGGTGGCGGGGGAGACAG CTTTTATGAATATTTACTCAAAGTTTGGGTGTTTGGGAACAAAACTTTAACAGTGAAACACTATAG AGATATGTGGGAGAAATCAATGAATGGTCTGCTAAGCTTGGTTAAGAAATCAACACCTTCCTCCTTTACATATATCTGTGAGAAGAGTGGAAGTTCTTTGACTCATAAG ATGGATGAATTGGCTTGCTTTGCTCCTGGAATGCTGGCTTTAGGATCATCTGGGTATGATGATCCTACTCAAGCAAAGAAGTTTCTCACCCTTGCTGAAGAG CTTGCATGGACATGTTATAATTTCTACGAATCAACACCAACAAAACTAGCTGGAGAGAATTATGTCTTCAACTCTGGGAGT GACATGAGTGTTGGGGCGTCGTCGAACATCTTGAGGCCAGAGAATGTTGAATCACTGTTTTACCTCTGGAGGTTAACTGGTAACAAGACATATCAAGACTGGGGATGGAATATATTTGAAGCGTTTGAGAAGAACTCACGCATAGAAACTGGATATGTTGGTTTGAAAGAT GTTAATACAGGAGTTAAGGACAACAAGATGCAAAGTTTCTTCCTTGCTGAGACGCTTAAGTATCTCTATCTCCTCTTCTCGCCCGCAACGGTTATTCCCCTGGACGAGTGGGTGTTCAACACAGAAGCTCATCCACTTAAGATAGTGCCCTGGAAGGATCAGGTGAATCCCGGACAATCTAACAGCGTGCAGCAACGCAAACCAAGAGTTACATTACGCAAGAGGCGCTTTGGTCGGATGGAACATAAGTAA